In one window of Streptomyces sp. NBC_00193 DNA:
- a CDS encoding MSMEG_1061 family FMN-dependent PPOX-type flavoprotein — protein sequence MTLETGAFDEITTEEELRELLGEPNAVAVGKERRTLHEHHVEWLARSPLCLISTSAADGTCDVSPKGDPAGFAKVLDDTTLVIPDRPGNRRADGFRNILTNPHVGLLFLIPGRGDSLRINGRARLLRDAPFFDDLTVKGHRPALALLVEVEQVYFHCSRSFVRSALWKPETWNPEAAPSRARISKSLERTHESLEALERYYGPSYDEKDMYV from the coding sequence GTGACTCTGGAAACAGGGGCGTTCGACGAGATCACCACCGAGGAGGAGCTGCGCGAACTCCTCGGCGAGCCGAACGCGGTGGCCGTGGGCAAGGAACGCCGGACCCTCCACGAGCACCACGTGGAGTGGCTCGCACGCTCCCCGCTCTGCCTGATCTCCACCTCCGCCGCAGACGGCACCTGCGACGTCTCGCCCAAGGGCGACCCGGCCGGCTTCGCGAAGGTCCTGGACGACACCACCCTCGTGATCCCGGACCGTCCCGGAAACCGCCGTGCGGACGGCTTCCGCAACATCCTCACCAACCCCCACGTCGGTCTGCTCTTCCTGATCCCGGGCCGCGGGGACTCCCTGCGCATCAACGGCCGGGCCCGGCTGCTGCGCGACGCGCCCTTCTTCGACGACCTGACCGTCAAGGGCCACCGGCCCGCCCTCGCCCTCCTCGTCGAGGTCGAGCAGGTCTACTTCCACTGCTCCAGGTCCTTCGTGCGCTCCGCCCTGTGGAAGCCGGAGACCTGGAACCCGGAAGCCGCCCCTTCCCGGGCGAGGATCTCCAAGAGCCTGGAGCGCACGCACGAGTCCCTGGAGGCGCTGGAGCGCTACTACGGGCCCTCGTACGACGAGAAGGACATGTACGTCTGA
- a CDS encoding xanthine dehydrogenase small subunit yields the protein MVAARITVNGKETPIAPAAAHTTVLDFLRDRGLTGTKEGCAEGECGACSVLVARPGVHKPTDWVAVNACLVPALALDGQEVITSEGLATVDEAGAATALHPVQEEMAVRGGSQCGYCTPGFICSMASEYYRPDRCAHTEPDAGQAAEPAADSAADADAEHGPNGFDLHALSGNLCRCTGYRPIRDAAFAVGSPTEDDVLAQRREQSPPAAAATEYTRDDSAFIRPGTLAETVRLLGERPDAVVVAGSTDWGVEVNIRSRRASCVVAVDRLPELRELRVESDHIEIGAAQTLTEIERRLDGSVPLLAELFPQFASRLIRNSATLGGNLGTGSPIGDSPPVLLALEASLLLAGADGEREVPLADYFTGYRQSVRRPGELIRAVRIPLPLSPVTAFHKIAKRRFDDISSVAVAFALDIEDGIVRKARIGLGGVAATPIRALSTEAALEGRAWTAETVDAAARVLRAEGTPMDDHRASALYRSAMLGQSLNKLYAQTTEAVSS from the coding sequence GTGGTAGCGGCGCGGATCACGGTCAACGGGAAAGAAACACCGATCGCCCCGGCCGCAGCCCACACCACGGTGCTGGACTTCCTGCGCGACCGCGGCCTCACCGGCACCAAGGAGGGCTGCGCCGAGGGCGAATGCGGCGCCTGTTCGGTGCTCGTGGCCCGGCCGGGCGTGCACAAGCCCACCGACTGGGTGGCGGTCAACGCCTGCCTGGTTCCGGCCCTGGCGCTCGACGGTCAGGAGGTCATCACCTCCGAAGGCCTCGCCACCGTCGACGAGGCCGGCGCGGCCACCGCGCTGCACCCCGTGCAGGAGGAGATGGCCGTCCGCGGCGGCTCCCAATGCGGTTACTGCACACCGGGGTTCATCTGCAGCATGGCCTCCGAGTACTACCGGCCCGACCGCTGCGCACACACGGAACCGGATGCCGGACAGGCCGCCGAACCGGCCGCGGATTCCGCCGCCGACGCCGACGCCGAGCACGGCCCGAACGGTTTCGACCTGCACGCGCTGAGCGGAAACCTGTGCCGCTGCACCGGCTACCGTCCCATCCGCGATGCCGCGTTCGCCGTCGGTTCGCCCACCGAGGACGACGTGCTGGCGCAGCGCCGCGAGCAGTCGCCGCCCGCAGCCGCCGCCACCGAATACACCCGGGACGACAGCGCGTTCATCCGGCCCGGCACCCTCGCCGAGACGGTGCGGCTGCTGGGCGAGCGGCCCGATGCGGTGGTGGTCGCCGGCAGTACCGACTGGGGCGTGGAAGTGAACATCCGTTCCCGTCGCGCGAGTTGTGTGGTCGCGGTCGACCGGCTGCCCGAACTGCGGGAGCTGCGCGTCGAGTCCGATCACATCGAGATCGGAGCGGCGCAGACGCTCACCGAGATCGAACGCCGTCTCGACGGCAGTGTCCCGCTCCTGGCCGAGCTGTTCCCGCAGTTCGCGTCCCGGCTCATCCGCAACAGCGCGACCCTCGGCGGCAACCTGGGTACCGGCTCCCCCATCGGCGACAGCCCGCCGGTGCTGCTCGCACTGGAGGCCTCGCTGCTGCTGGCGGGCGCCGACGGTGAGCGCGAGGTCCCCCTGGCCGACTACTTCACCGGCTACCGGCAGAGCGTGCGCCGCCCCGGCGAGCTGATCCGCGCGGTGCGCATCCCGCTGCCGCTGTCGCCCGTCACGGCCTTCCACAAGATCGCCAAGCGGCGCTTCGACGACATCTCCAGCGTGGCGGTCGCCTTCGCGCTCGACATCGAGGACGGGATCGTCCGCAAGGCGCGCATCGGCTTGGGCGGCGTGGCCGCCACCCCGATCCGCGCCCTCTCCACCGAGGCGGCCCTGGAGGGCAGGGCGTGGACGGCGGAGACCGTCGACGCCGCGGCCCGGGTCCTGCGGGCCGAGGGCACCCCGATGGACGACCACCGCGCCAGCGCCCTCTACCGCTCCGCGATGCTCGGCCAGAGCCTGAACAAGCTGTACGCGCAAACCACCGAGGCGGTGTCGTCATGA
- a CDS encoding family 2B encapsulin nanocompartment shell protein, translated as MTVDTSPEAQLDPPKQSSLGTSAARNLATTTKSAPQMQEITSRWLLRMLPWVETKGGAYRVNRRLSYTVGDGSIEFVQDGARVQVIPRELGELALLRGFDDEEVLVAIAGRCVQRDFRAGEVLVERGAPAEQIHLIAHGRISQTSAGKYGDEISVAVLADGDRFGENALLDADARWDYTATAETPGTLLTLSRADFAGILNSAPHLQEHIQRFSSLPLQRQNKHGEAEIAMSAGHTGEAELPGTFVDYESKPREYELSIAQTVLRVHTRVADLYNGPMNQTEEQLRLTIEALRERQEHELVNNREFGLLHNAAFKQRIQTHSGPPTPDDMDELLCRRRGTKLFLAHPRTIAAIGREMNARGLYPDHVDVGGQQVPAWRGVPILPCNKIPITKENTSSILAMRTGEDNQGVIGLRQTGLPEEYEPGLSVRFMGIDEKSIISYLVTTYYSAAILVPDALGVLENVQIARRSD; from the coding sequence ATGACTGTTGACACCAGCCCGGAAGCACAGCTGGATCCGCCCAAGCAGTCCAGCCTGGGCACGTCGGCCGCCCGCAACCTTGCCACCACGACCAAGTCCGCACCCCAGATGCAGGAGATCACCTCCCGCTGGCTGCTCAGGATGCTGCCGTGGGTGGAGACCAAGGGCGGCGCCTACCGGGTGAACCGCCGGCTGAGCTACACCGTCGGCGACGGGAGCATCGAGTTCGTCCAGGACGGTGCCCGGGTCCAGGTGATCCCGCGGGAACTCGGCGAACTGGCCCTGCTGCGCGGCTTCGACGACGAGGAAGTGCTGGTGGCGATCGCCGGCCGCTGCGTCCAGCGCGATTTCCGTGCCGGTGAGGTGCTGGTCGAACGGGGCGCTCCCGCCGAGCAGATCCACTTGATCGCCCACGGCCGGATCAGTCAGACCTCCGCGGGCAAGTACGGCGACGAGATCTCCGTCGCGGTGCTCGCCGACGGCGACCGGTTCGGCGAGAACGCCCTGCTGGACGCCGACGCCCGGTGGGACTACACCGCCACCGCCGAGACCCCCGGCACCCTCCTCACGCTCTCCCGCGCCGACTTCGCCGGCATCCTGAACTCGGCGCCGCACCTCCAGGAGCACATCCAGCGGTTCAGCTCGCTGCCCCTGCAGCGGCAGAACAAGCACGGCGAGGCCGAGATCGCGATGTCGGCCGGCCACACCGGCGAGGCCGAACTGCCCGGCACCTTCGTGGACTACGAATCGAAGCCGCGCGAGTACGAACTCTCCATCGCCCAGACCGTCCTGCGGGTCCACACGAGGGTCGCCGACCTCTACAACGGCCCGATGAACCAGACCGAGGAGCAACTCCGCCTCACCATCGAGGCGTTGCGCGAACGCCAGGAACACGAGCTGGTGAACAACCGGGAGTTCGGCCTGCTCCACAACGCCGCCTTCAAGCAGCGGATCCAGACCCACTCCGGCCCGCCCACCCCGGACGACATGGACGAGCTGCTCTGCCGCCGCCGCGGCACCAAGCTCTTCCTCGCCCACCCCCGCACGATCGCGGCGATCGGCCGCGAGATGAACGCCCGCGGGCTCTACCCGGACCACGTGGACGTGGGCGGCCAGCAGGTCCCGGCCTGGCGCGGGGTCCCGATCCTGCCGTGCAACAAGATCCCCATCACCAAGGAGAACACCAGCTCGATCCTCGCCATGCGCACCGGTGAGGACAACCAGGGCGTCATCGGACTGCGCCAGACCGGCCTGCCGGAGGAGTACGAGCCGGGCCTGTCGGTCCGCTTCATGGGCATCGACGAGAAGTCGATCATCTCCTACCTGGTCACCACCTACTACTCCGCCGCGATCCTGGTGCCCGACGCCCTCGGCGTCCTGGAGAACGTCCAGATCGCCCGCCGGAGCGACTGA